From the genome of Rhodothermales bacterium, one region includes:
- a CDS encoding DNA polymerase domain-containing protein produces MPDVPEPDAYDVALYGRDRTERIVGLHLVAAGDGAEQMRVYRRTGPDTVEHEDVPFYPFFFLSDAELLRDFPRDRFQFQELAGEGYFRWLVVFPNRSAYWDALRHIERVTDTNAKRPEEVYFAGSPEQQYLMQTGRTLFKGMPFEDLYRMQIDIETYASAGGFPDAERPGDAVIIVSLSDNRGWTRLLDARSLPEKTILQEVVRLIREKDPDVIEGHNAYAFDFPYLMTRCARWGVPFAIGRDGSVPRSFPSSMRFAERTVDFPALDIAGRHVIDTYFQVMSYDVFKRDLPAYGLKAAAKYFGFAPEGRTYVDGGDIPRVWDEDPERLLAYALDDVIETERLSRHLSGSTFYLTQMVPMPYDQCARTGPASKIEALFVREYLRRRQALPKSEWGSQVVGGYTDVFVTGVVGPVVYADVESLYPSIMLNYGVQPKGDTLGLFPGLLRTLTELRFATKALMRTAASDEQRGELDARQTAYKNIINSFYGNMGFGMALFNDFAEADRVASVGQDLLRRIIRTIRERGGTVVEVDTDGVLFVPPDDVRGDAAERAFVAALSDALPDGIRVGFDGRFQKMLSYKKKNYALLGYDGTLKFKGSSLVSRSSERFGRRFLRQAVPLLLEEDIQGLHDLYLRYRDAVIAHDWEGVESFQRTETIKDSVEQYRADVEAGKRTRAASYELAIQRMEATGQPIVKGDRISYYLTGTSANITAFENARLADAWAPAAPDENTAYYLKRLDEFAAKFAPFFAGDHDFRLVFSPEDLFGFDPSGITLQRTERAPEEVEDDVPF; encoded by the coding sequence ATGCCTGACGTGCCCGAACCCGATGCCTACGACGTCGCCCTCTACGGGCGCGACCGGACGGAGCGGATCGTCGGGCTCCACCTCGTCGCGGCGGGCGACGGCGCGGAGCAGATGCGGGTCTATCGCCGCACGGGGCCGGACACGGTCGAGCACGAGGACGTCCCGTTCTATCCCTTCTTCTTCCTCTCCGACGCTGAGCTACTGCGCGACTTCCCGCGCGACCGCTTCCAGTTTCAGGAGCTGGCCGGTGAGGGATATTTCCGCTGGCTCGTCGTCTTCCCAAACCGCTCGGCGTACTGGGACGCCCTGCGCCACATCGAGCGCGTGACGGACACGAACGCGAAGCGGCCCGAGGAGGTCTATTTCGCCGGCTCGCCCGAGCAGCAGTACCTCATGCAGACGGGCCGGACGCTCTTCAAAGGGATGCCCTTCGAGGACCTCTACCGGATGCAGATCGACATCGAGACGTACGCCAGCGCCGGCGGCTTCCCCGACGCCGAGCGGCCGGGCGACGCCGTCATCATCGTCTCGCTCTCCGACAATCGGGGCTGGACGCGCCTGCTCGACGCACGCAGCCTCCCCGAGAAGACGATCCTGCAAGAGGTCGTCCGCCTCATCCGCGAGAAAGACCCCGACGTGATCGAGGGCCACAACGCATACGCCTTCGACTTCCCGTATTTGATGACGCGGTGCGCACGCTGGGGCGTGCCGTTCGCCATCGGCCGCGACGGGTCGGTGCCGCGCAGCTTCCCGTCGTCCATGCGCTTCGCCGAGCGGACAGTGGATTTCCCCGCGCTCGACATCGCCGGGCGGCACGTGATCGACACGTATTTCCAGGTGATGAGCTACGACGTGTTCAAGCGCGACCTCCCGGCGTACGGGCTGAAAGCGGCGGCGAAGTATTTCGGCTTCGCACCCGAGGGACGGACCTACGTCGACGGCGGCGACATCCCGCGCGTGTGGGACGAGGACCCCGAGCGCCTCCTCGCGTATGCGCTCGACGACGTGATCGAGACGGAGCGGCTGAGCCGGCACCTCTCGGGGAGCACGTTCTACCTCACCCAGATGGTACCGATGCCCTACGACCAGTGCGCTCGCACCGGCCCGGCGTCGAAGATCGAGGCCCTCTTCGTGCGCGAGTACCTCCGGCGGCGGCAGGCGCTTCCCAAATCCGAGTGGGGCAGCCAGGTTGTCGGCGGCTACACCGACGTGTTCGTCACCGGCGTCGTCGGCCCCGTGGTCTACGCCGACGTCGAGAGCCTCTACCCGTCGATCATGCTGAACTACGGCGTGCAGCCGAAGGGCGACACGCTCGGGCTCTTCCCCGGCCTGCTCCGCACCCTCACCGAGCTCCGCTTCGCCACGAAGGCGCTCATGCGCACCGCCGCCTCCGACGAGCAGCGCGGCGAGCTCGACGCCCGGCAGACCGCCTACAAGAACATCATCAATAGCTTTTACGGAAACATGGGCTTTGGGATGGCCCTCTTCAACGACTTCGCCGAGGCCGATCGCGTGGCGAGCGTCGGGCAGGACCTCCTCCGCCGGATCATCCGCACGATCCGCGAGCGCGGCGGCACCGTCGTCGAGGTCGACACCGACGGGGTACTCTTCGTCCCGCCCGACGACGTGCGCGGCGACGCGGCCGAGCGGGCGTTCGTCGCCGCCCTCAGCGACGCGCTCCCCGACGGCATCCGCGTCGGCTTCGACGGGCGGTTCCAGAAGATGCTCTCGTACAAGAAGAAGAACTACGCGCTCCTCGGCTACGACGGCACGCTGAAGTTCAAGGGCTCGTCGCTCGTCTCCCGCTCGTCGGAGCGGTTCGGGCGGCGGTTCCTCCGGCAGGCCGTCCCGCTCCTGCTCGAAGAAGACATCCAAGGCCTGCACGACCTCTACCTCCGCTATCGCGATGCCGTCATTGCCCACGATTGGGAGGGCGTCGAGTCGTTCCAGCGGACGGAGACGATCAAGGACTCCGTCGAGCAGTACCGCGCCGACGTCGAGGCGGGCAAGCGGACGCGGGCGGCCTCGTACGAGCTCGCGATCCAGCGGATGGAGGCGACGGGCCAGCCCATCGTCAAAGGCGACCGGATCAGCTACTACCTCACTGGCACGAGTGCGAATATCACGGCGTTCGAAAACGCCCGCCTCGCCGACGCGTGGGCCCCCGCCGCGCCCGACGAGAACACGGCCTACTATCTCAAGCGGCTCGACGAGTTCGCCGCCAAGTTCGCCCCCTTCTTCGCGGGGGATCATGACTTCCGCCTCGTGTTCTCGCCCGAAGACCTCTTCGGCTTTGACCCGAGCGGGATTACGCTCCAGCGGACGGAGCGGGCGCCGGAAGAGGTCGAGGACGACGTGCCATTTTAG
- a CDS encoding SET domain-containing protein: MFLVPTFLKESSIHGIGVYTPHPIAEGTLLWEFNPATDWKISPEELELFPEPYQSRFRMYCYLSPEGIYVFCGDNAKFMNHSLSPNCDDPEGRYTIANRDIEAGEELTSNYLTFDAESAEKGITLYDEAEMEASSNSAS, encoded by the coding sequence ATGTTCCTCGTCCCGACCTTCCTCAAAGAGAGCTCCATCCACGGCATCGGTGTGTACACGCCCCATCCCATCGCCGAGGGCACGCTGCTCTGGGAGTTCAACCCCGCCACGGATTGGAAGATCAGCCCGGAGGAGCTCGAGCTGTTCCCGGAGCCGTACCAGTCCCGCTTTCGGATGTACTGCTACCTCTCGCCCGAAGGGATCTACGTGTTCTGCGGCGACAACGCCAAGTTCATGAACCACTCCCTCTCGCCCAACTGCGACGACCCCGAGGGCCGCTACACGATCGCCAACCGGGACATCGAGGCGGGCGAAGAGCTGACCTCGAACTACCTCACCTTCGACGCCGAGTCGGCCGAGAAGGGCATCACGCTCTACGACGAGGCCGAGATGGAAGCCTCTTCGAACAGCGCGTCGTAG
- a CDS encoding FliA/WhiG family RNA polymerase sigma factor encodes MAYELQPAAERYAASPTPENRQAVAVAALPLVRSIARRITLPDHPLATREDLVNAGMFGMLQALDSYDAERGTSFASFAYARIRGAFIDFLRSIDLLSRDRRRRVAEAQHAADQLQQQLGGEPHDQQVADHLGLSVEDYHGLLSDAQRRFTLSLHAEHQSESGRGVAPIDTIPHPAAAEEHERFERHSLYQHVAKLIECFPEREQRIVNLYYFEDLTLREIAGQLGLTEARISQILSKMLGTLRGCLVETRTAA; translated from the coding sequence ATGGCCTACGAGCTCCAGCCCGCTGCCGAACGCTACGCCGCCTCCCCCACGCCTGAGAACCGGCAGGCCGTCGCCGTCGCCGCGCTCCCGCTCGTGCGCTCGATCGCCCGGCGCATCACGCTCCCCGACCACCCCCTCGCCACACGGGAAGACCTCGTCAACGCCGGGATGTTCGGGATGCTGCAAGCGCTCGACAGCTACGACGCCGAGCGCGGGACCTCGTTCGCCTCGTTCGCCTACGCCCGCATCCGCGGCGCGTTCATCGACTTCCTCCGCTCCATCGACCTCCTGAGCCGGGACCGCCGCCGCCGCGTGGCCGAGGCCCAGCACGCCGCCGACCAGCTCCAGCAGCAGCTCGGAGGGGAGCCGCACGACCAGCAGGTGGCCGACCACCTCGGCCTCAGCGTCGAGGACTACCACGGGCTGCTCTCCGACGCGCAGCGCCGCTTCACCCTCTCGCTCCACGCCGAGCACCAAAGCGAGAGCGGGCGCGGCGTCGCCCCCATCGACACGATCCCGCACCCGGCCGCGGCCGAGGAGCACGAGCGCTTCGAGCGCCACTCGCTCTACCAGCACGTCGCCAAGCTCATCGAGTGCTTCCCCGAGCGCGAGCAGCGGATCGTGAACCTCTATTACTTCGAGGACCTCACGCTGCGCGAGATCGCCGGCCAGCTCGGGCTCACCGAGGCACGGATCTCGCAGATCCTCTCGAAGATGCTCGGCACCCTCCGCGGCTGCCTCGTCGAGACGCGGACCGCCGCCTGA
- a CDS encoding phosphoribosyltransferase family protein has protein sequence MNEAVPSGPVLLLRRLGRALLGVVYPSLCLGCDGRLPPDTAAPPLCPDCLRALPPAEPDLLRPRLADLPGGPAAFGHADALWLFDDGGTLQRIQHALKYGNRPTLGVRLGRLVGEAWRARGAPTPDLVVPVPLHRRRRLERGYNQSERLAAGISAVLGRPVRADGLTRPRPTHSQTSLSKTERWRNVEAAFAVPDAEAVAGRRVLLVDDVLTTGATAVAAARVLRSAGAEVDLAVLACTRD, from the coding sequence GTGAATGAAGCGGTTCCATCCGGCCCGGTCCTCCTGCTCCGCCGCCTCGGCCGCGCCCTCCTCGGCGTGGTCTACCCCTCGCTCTGCCTCGGCTGCGACGGCCGCCTACCGCCCGACACCGCCGCGCCGCCCCTCTGCCCCGACTGCCTCCGCGCCCTCCCCCCCGCCGAGCCCGACCTCCTCCGCCCCCGCCTCGCCGACCTCCCCGGCGGCCCCGCCGCCTTCGGCCACGCTGACGCGCTTTGGCTCTTCGACGACGGCGGGACGCTCCAGCGGATCCAGCACGCCCTGAAGTACGGCAACCGCCCGACGCTCGGCGTCCGCCTCGGCCGACTCGTCGGCGAAGCGTGGCGAGCGCGCGGCGCGCCGACGCCAGACCTCGTCGTGCCGGTCCCGCTCCACCGACGGCGACGGCTGGAACGCGGCTATAACCAGAGCGAACGCCTCGCCGCCGGAATTTCCGCCGTGCTCGGCCGTCCGGTCCGGGCGGACGGCTTGACGCGCCCGCGCCCCACGCACTCGCAGACGAGCCTCTCCAAAACCGAGCGCTGGCGCAACGTCGAAGCCGCCTTCGCCGTGCCCGACGCGGAGGCCGTCGCCGGACGCCGCGTCCTCCTCGTGGACGACGTGCTCACGACCGGTGCTACCGCTGTCGCCGCAGCGCGCGTCCTCCGATCCGCCGGGGCCGAGGTCGACCTCGCCGTGCTCGCCTGCACGCGGGATTAA
- a CDS encoding GNAT family N-acetyltransferase, whose amino-acid sequence MHWYEKLNQYFPVEEMKSQRHMETLLREKPEVYHKDEGPHHVLMYVEADDFVFIDYVFVAAEARGQGIGRKLIDTLKAKGKPILLEVEPLDYENSDTEKRQRFYTREGFRHATRVGYRRRSLATDRVNELEILFWTPGTHGEDDVFDAMRRTYEGIHTFRDVEFYGKPYQPVHEVLTLDEA is encoded by the coding sequence ATGCACTGGTACGAGAAGCTGAATCAGTATTTCCCCGTCGAAGAGATGAAGTCGCAGCGCCACATGGAGACGTTGCTGCGCGAGAAGCCCGAGGTCTATCACAAAGACGAAGGTCCGCACCACGTCCTGATGTACGTCGAGGCTGACGACTTCGTCTTCATCGACTACGTGTTCGTCGCGGCCGAGGCGCGCGGGCAGGGGATCGGCCGCAAACTGATCGACACGCTCAAGGCGAAGGGGAAGCCGATCCTGCTCGAAGTGGAGCCGCTCGATTACGAGAACTCGGACACCGAGAAGCGGCAGCGGTTCTACACCCGCGAGGGGTTCCGCCACGCCACGCGCGTCGGCTACCGCCGCCGCTCCCTCGCCACCGACCGCGTCAACGAGCTCGAGATCCTCTTCTGGACGCCCGGCACGCACGGCGAGGACGACGTGTTCGACGCCATGCGCCGGACCTACGAGGGCATCCACACCTTCCGCGACGTCGAGTTCTACGGCAAGCCCTACCAACCCGTCCATGAGGTGCTGACACTGGACGAGGCGTAG
- a CDS encoding DUF3524 domain-containing protein: MNVLALEPWYGGSHRHFLDGLARHSAHDLRLITMADRYWKWRMQGGAVTLAAKAREAADEGFVPDVIFATGMVNVPAFLALTRDRFADTPVVLYFHENQLTYPLRDGQQRDLTYAYINYLSALAADRVVFNSAFHRDEFFEALPELLRRFPDYTHLRTAQRLRDKSEVLHLGLDLDALDRNAPLRKKDGGAPIVLWNQRWEHDKNPEAFFRTMNRLDDIGAPFRLILAGERFEEQPPAFETAFRRYADRIIHYGYAEDLPEYARLLHRADLVVSTSKHEFFGVAIMEAIRCGCHPLLPDRLTYPELIPAQLHRPLLHAPVLYEDENELFEVMRRILTGEEQPLPPPVLRAIPEHLAWSVQIGAYDALFEEASISASS, translated from the coding sequence ATGAACGTCCTCGCGCTCGAACCGTGGTACGGCGGCTCCCACCGTCACTTCCTCGACGGCCTCGCCCGCCACAGCGCGCACGACCTCCGCCTCATCACGATGGCGGACCGCTACTGGAAATGGCGGATGCAGGGTGGGGCCGTGACGCTCGCCGCGAAGGCGCGGGAGGCGGCCGACGAAGGCTTCGTCCCGGACGTGATTTTCGCCACGGGGATGGTGAACGTGCCGGCGTTCCTCGCGCTCACGCGCGACCGGTTCGCGGACACGCCCGTCGTCCTCTACTTCCACGAGAATCAGCTCACGTACCCCCTCCGCGACGGGCAGCAACGCGACCTCACGTACGCGTACATCAACTACCTCTCGGCCCTCGCCGCCGACCGCGTCGTGTTCAACTCGGCGTTCCACCGCGACGAGTTCTTCGAGGCCCTGCCCGAACTGCTCCGCCGCTTCCCGGACTACACCCACCTCCGCACGGCGCAGCGCCTCCGTGACAAGAGCGAGGTGCTCCATCTGGGCCTCGACCTCGACGCGCTCGACCGGAACGCGCCGCTTAGGAAGAAAGATGGCGGCGCGCCCATCGTGCTCTGGAATCAGCGGTGGGAGCATGACAAGAACCCCGAGGCGTTCTTCCGCACGATGAACCGGCTCGACGACATCGGCGCCCCGTTCCGGCTGATCCTCGCGGGCGAGCGGTTCGAGGAGCAGCCGCCGGCGTTCGAGACGGCCTTCCGCCGCTACGCCGACCGCATCATCCACTACGGCTACGCCGAAGACCTCCCCGAGTACGCCCGCCTGCTCCACCGCGCCGACCTCGTGGTCTCGACGTCGAAGCACGAGTTCTTCGGCGTCGCCATTATGGAGGCGATCCGCTGCGGCTGCCACCCGCTTCTGCCCGACCGGCTGACCTACCCCGAGTTGATCCCCGCGCAACTCCACCGCCCGCTCCTCCACGCGCCCGTGCTCTACGAGGACGAGAACGAGCTCTTCGAAGTGATGCGGCGCATCTTAACGGGGGAGGAGCAGCCGCTCCCGCCCCCCGTGCTGCGCGCAATCCCCGAGCACCTCGCGTGGTCCGTGCAGATCGGTGCCTACGACGCGCTGTTCGAAGAGGCTTCCATCTCGGCCTCGTCGTAG
- a CDS encoding DUF5715 family protein yields the protein MPDLIGHPYKPSANRPTPPRRSAPSPMPRPEKRSRPLYRKKRFLIPIGLLLVALGAFAVVTHLAKQAEERRQIVLAERARFADYLEAQEARYLKIGLLTDRQRAQLRRSTNAVHVEAAQRLGITPVAERDDVLDQADEAGLVNVNTENPYYWVDDLTHSVPYATPDAAAALDSIGVRFQQKLASFGLPPYKFFVTSVLRTQEDQERLRGVNVNAAQGTSSHEFGTTFDLQFRAYRYAGDPADELWEPAFPFLKEEFAAELTAFYARMEELYRSRLLALLGETMIELEDEGKLITVMERRQPVFHTTVARPLAEPTAAP from the coding sequence GTGCCCGACCTGATCGGCCACCCGTACAAGCCCTCTGCCAACCGCCCGACGCCTCCGCGTCGGTCCGCGCCGTCGCCGATGCCACGGCCTGAGAAGCGGTCGCGTCCGCTGTACCGGAAGAAGCGGTTCCTGATTCCCATCGGGCTGCTGCTCGTCGCCCTCGGCGCGTTTGCGGTCGTGACGCACCTCGCGAAGCAGGCGGAAGAGCGGCGGCAGATCGTCCTCGCCGAGCGTGCCCGGTTCGCGGACTACCTCGAAGCGCAGGAGGCGCGCTACCTCAAGATCGGCCTGCTGACGGACCGGCAGCGCGCCCAGCTCCGCCGCTCTACCAACGCCGTCCACGTCGAAGCCGCGCAGCGCCTCGGCATCACCCCCGTCGCCGAGCGCGACGACGTGCTCGACCAGGCCGACGAAGCCGGGCTCGTGAATGTGAACACGGAGAACCCGTACTACTGGGTCGACGACCTCACGCACTCCGTCCCCTACGCGACGCCCGACGCCGCCGCCGCGCTCGACTCCATCGGCGTGCGGTTCCAGCAGAAGCTCGCGAGCTTTGGGCTGCCACCCTACAAGTTCTTCGTTACGTCGGTCCTCCGCACGCAAGAAGATCAGGAGCGGCTGCGCGGGGTGAACGTGAACGCCGCGCAGGGCACGTCGAGCCACGAGTTCGGCACCACGTTCGACCTCCAATTCCGAGCCTACCGCTACGCGGGCGACCCCGCCGATGAGTTGTGGGAGCCGGCGTTCCCGTTCCTCAAAGAGGAGTTCGCGGCAGAGCTCACCGCGTTCTACGCCCGGATGGAAGAGCTGTACCGATCGCGGCTCCTCGCCCTCCTCGGCGAGACGATGATCGAACTGGAGGACGAGGGCAAACTCATCACCGTGATGGAGCGGCGGCAGCCCGTTTTCCACACCACCGTCGCCCGGCCGCTCGCCGAGCCGACAGCGGCCCCATAA
- a CDS encoding DUF4249 family protein, translated as MRRSLLALLFALVPLAGCDLNEDDFEPRVVVEAFLVADEFLPTIRLSETAPIDARYTFEAYALTGAEVEVALLDGSGEVEQTFGFYENVGVPGNEGSFPGNYVPTDGHRVLPNRRYRLTARVPDRTDLVPSSELVRAETLVPDTFRVVRFPPDTIRYNILAPSPALDVTPSVGEGQAVYIFSIEALDPDNYELTPTIASLLENADDVDESDFVTTSSPLLNEGNYERNPDGTLRLRVPWFAIAYYGPNRLSASALDDALYDFIRSRDAQFNPTTLSPGEIQRVLSNVENGTGVFGSLATVRTEAFIAE; from the coding sequence ATGCGCCGCTCCCTGCTTGCCCTGCTCTTCGCCCTCGTCCCCCTCGCCGGCTGTGATCTGAACGAGGACGACTTCGAGCCCCGCGTCGTCGTCGAGGCGTTCCTCGTGGCCGACGAGTTCTTGCCGACGATCCGGCTCTCGGAGACGGCCCCCATCGACGCGCGCTACACGTTCGAGGCGTACGCGCTGACGGGGGCGGAGGTGGAGGTGGCCCTGCTCGACGGGAGCGGCGAGGTGGAGCAAACGTTTGGGTTCTACGAGAACGTGGGCGTCCCCGGCAACGAGGGCAGCTTCCCCGGCAACTACGTTCCGACCGACGGCCACCGCGTCCTCCCGAACCGGCGCTACCGCCTCACCGCCCGCGTACCCGACCGCACCGACCTCGTCCCGTCCAGCGAACTCGTCCGCGCCGAAACCCTCGTGCCGGACACGTTCCGCGTCGTCCGCTTTCCGCCCGACACGATCCGTTACAACATCCTCGCGCCCTCGCCCGCGCTCGACGTCACGCCGAGCGTCGGCGAGGGGCAGGCCGTCTACATCTTCAGCATCGAAGCCCTCGACCCCGACAACTACGAGTTGACGCCGACGATCGCCTCGCTCCTCGAAAACGCCGACGACGTGGACGAGAGCGACTTCGTCACGACCTCGTCGCCCCTCCTCAACGAGGGGAACTACGAGCGGAACCCGGACGGCACGCTCCGCCTCCGCGTCCCGTGGTTCGCGATCGCTTACTACGGCCCCAACCGCCTCAGCGCGAGCGCCCTCGACGACGCGCTCTACGATTTCATCCGCTCCCGCGACGCGCAGTTCAACCCGACCACGCTCTCGCCGGGCGAGATCCAGCGCGTGCTCTCGAACGTGGAGAACGGCACCGGCGTCTTCGGCAGCCTCGCCACCGTCCGCACCGAGGCGTTCATCGCCGAGTAG
- the ccmA gene encoding heme ABC exporter ATP-binding protein CcmA has translation MLSEPRLSEPRLSVEGLAKRYGRRSLFRGLDFDLGPGDSLAVTGRNGAGKSTLLQIVAGVRTPTAGTVRLWLRGEEVEPEARPLRTGFVAPYLNLYDAFSARENLDFLARARRLADAEARIEAVLDRVGLGGRGDDLVRTYSSGMKQRVRLAAALLAGPSLLLLDEPTANLDAPGRAVVEAVAGAHREAGGILLVATNVDHEAALCERAIEVGGD, from the coding sequence ATGCTTTCCGAGCCGAGGCTCTCTGAGCCGCGCCTTTCCGTCGAAGGCCTCGCCAAGCGCTACGGCCGGCGCTCCCTGTTCCGCGGGCTCGACTTCGACCTCGGGCCGGGCGACTCGCTCGCCGTCACGGGAAGGAACGGGGCGGGGAAGTCCACGCTGCTGCAGATCGTCGCGGGCGTGCGGACGCCGACGGCGGGGACAGTTCGGCTATGGCTGCGCGGCGAAGAGGTGGAGCCGGAGGCCCGGCCGCTGCGGACCGGCTTCGTCGCGCCGTACCTCAACCTCTACGACGCGTTCTCCGCACGCGAGAACCTCGACTTCCTCGCCCGCGCCCGCCGCCTCGCCGATGCCGAGGCGCGGATCGAGGCCGTGCTCGACCGCGTCGGGCTCGGGGGGCGGGGGGACGACCTCGTGCGGACCTACTCCTCGGGCATGAAGCAGCGCGTCCGCCTCGCCGCGGCGCTCCTCGCCGGCCCGTCGCTGTTGCTGCTCGACGAGCCGACGGCGAACCTCGACGCGCCCGGCCGCGCCGTCGTCGAGGCCGTCGCGGGCGCGCACCGCGAAGCCGGCGGCATCCTCCTCGTCGCGACGAACGTGGACCACGAGGCGGCGCTGTGCGAGCGCGCCATCGAGGTCGGCGGCGATTAA
- a CDS encoding superoxide dismutase family protein encodes MPLRPLLLLAALSFAACADRPDADTPDPTTSLDTTSTPMSMDGGRAAADAVATLSPTEGNDVRGRVTFADTPDGVRIVAEISGLSEGMHGFHVHETGDCSAPDATSAGGHFNPDDTPHGAPEAPAPERHDGDLGNLEAGADGIARYERIDPNVALSGPASVIGKAVIVHAGQDDFTSQPSGDAGGRVACGVIETIAG; translated from the coding sequence ATGCCTCTCCGCCCGCTCCTCCTGCTCGCCGCCCTCTCCTTCGCCGCCTGCGCCGACCGGCCCGACGCCGACACGCCCGACCCGACGACTAGCCTCGACACGACCTCAACCCCGATGAGCATGGATGGCGGCCGTGCAGCGGCGGACGCCGTCGCCACCCTCAGCCCGACGGAAGGGAACGACGTGCGCGGGCGCGTCACGTTCGCGGATACCCCGGACGGCGTCCGCATCGTCGCCGAGATCAGCGGGCTCTCCGAGGGGATGCACGGCTTCCACGTCCACGAGACCGGCGACTGCAGCGCGCCCGACGCCACCTCGGCCGGCGGCCACTTCAACCCCGACGACACCCCGCACGGCGCACCCGAAGCGCCCGCCCCCGAACGGCACGACGGCGACCTCGGCAACCTCGAAGCCGGGGCCGACGGCATCGCCCGCTACGAGCGCATCGATCCGAACGTGGCGCTGAGCGGGCCGGCGTCCGTCATCGGTAAGGCCGTCATCGTCCATGCCGGACAGGACGACTTCACCTCGCAGCCCAGCGGCGACGCGGGCGGCCGCGTCGCCTGCGGCGTCATCGAAACGATCGCGGGCTAG
- a CDS encoding fasciclin domain-containing protein: MKRIAYPLLLLAIALPLVLTGCARSGEMMNDGDMTMADGAVIPVPVEAGTEEAMELLGATTSPSNTIVENALAIPNLSNLVEAVQAAGLAETLNGPGSFTVFAPINAAFDRADMDEFSMTMSEDEKANLQMLLKSHVADDATMYGSLNEGMMVVMLSGEEFPIGRDENDLTAKRIGNADFIVYDVESSNGVIHLINLVLNPDGF; the protein is encoded by the coding sequence ATGAAACGCATTGCCTATCCCCTCCTGCTCCTCGCCATCGCCCTCCCGCTCGTGCTCACCGGCTGCGCCCGCAGCGGCGAGATGATGAACGACGGCGACATGACCATGGCCGACGGCGCCGTCATCCCTGTGCCCGTCGAGGCCGGCACCGAAGAAGCGATGGAGCTCCTCGGCGCCACCACGTCGCCCTCGAACACGATCGTCGAGAACGCGCTGGCGATCCCGAACCTCTCCAACCTCGTCGAAGCCGTGCAGGCTGCGGGGCTCGCCGAGACGCTCAACGGCCCCGGCTCGTTCACCGTCTTCGCTCCCATCAACGCGGCGTTCGACCGCGCCGACATGGACGAGTTCAGCATGACGATGTCGGAGGATGAGAAGGCGAATCTCCAGATGCTGCTGAAGTCCCACGTCGCCGACGATGCGACGATGTACGGCTCGCTCAACGAGGGCATGATGGTCGTCATGCTCAGCGGCGAGGAGTTCCCCATCGGCCGCGACGAGAACGACCTCACGGCGAAGCGCATCGGCAACGCCGACTTCATCGTGTACGACGTCGAGTCGAGCAACGGCGTGATCCACCTCATCAACCTCGTCCTCAACCCCGACGGGTTCTAG
- a CDS encoding fasciclin domain-containing protein produces MSTLTRFSALVALAALLFSSPVVLAQYGAADTQPSLVEVVVSTDALSTLETAVKEAGLVDALSGEGPFTVFAPTDDAFGALPEGTVAGLLEDENIEQLKGILTYHVVPGKLMAADLSDGQVLETLNGKPLRVTIKDGTVMVGGATVVTPNVAASNGVAHVIDSVLLPPAEMQDASSSY; encoded by the coding sequence ATGTCTACCCTCACTCGCTTCTCCGCCCTCGTCGCTCTCGCGGCGCTCCTCTTCTCATCCCCCGTCGTCCTCGCGCAGTACGGCGCGGCGGACACGCAACCCTCGCTCGTCGAAGTCGTCGTCAGCACCGACGCGCTGAGCACACTCGAAACGGCCGTCAAGGAAGCCGGCCTTGTCGACGCTCTCAGCGGCGAAGGCCCGTTCACCGTCTTCGCCCCCACCGATGACGCGTTCGGCGCGCTCCCCGAAGGCACCGTCGCCGGGCTCCTCGAAGACGAAAACATCGAGCAGCTCAAAGGCATCCTGACCTACCACGTGGTCCCCGGCAAGCTCATGGCCGCCGATCTCAGCGACGGGCAGGTGCTGGAGACGCTCAACGGCAAGCCGCTCCGCGTGACCATCAAAGACGGCACCGTGATGGTGGGCGGCGCGACCGTCGTCACGCCGAACGTAGCCGCCTCGAACGGCGTTGCGCACGTGATCGACAGCGTGCTGCTGCCGCCGGCCGAGATGCAGGATGCGTCGAGCTCGTACTGA